The Alphaproteobacteria bacterium genomic interval ACCGTCAGCCGCCAGGGCTATATCAAGCGCGTGCCGCTCGCCAGCTATCGCGAGCAGCGCCGCGGCGGCAAGGGCAGGGCGGGCATGTCGACCCGCGACGAGGATTTCGTCGCCGACGTCTTCGTCGCCAACACCCACGCGCCGGTGCTGTTCTTCTCGTCCCGCGGCATGGTCTACAAGCTGAAGGTCTACCGCCTGCCGATCGGCACGCCACAGGCTCGCGGCAAGGCCATGGTGAACCTGCTGCCGCTCTCCGAGGGCGAGACCATCTCCACCGTCCTGCCGCTACCGGAGGAGGATACGCCGGGCCTGGACGAGATGGACATCGTCTTCGCCACCGCCAGCGGCAATGTGCGCCGCAACAAGCTGTCGGACTTCACCAATGTCATGGCCAACGGCAAGATCGCCATGAAGCTGGAAGAGGGCGACAGCCTGATCGGCGTGGCGCTGGCGGAGCCGACCGATCACTTCCTGCTGGCCACCTGGCACGGCAAGGCGATTCGCTTCCCGGTTGAAGACGTGCGCGTGTTCGCCGGCCGGGCATCCACCGGCATTCGCGGCATCGCGCTCGCCGAGGGCGACCGCGTCATCTCCATGACCATTCTGAAGGGCGCGGAAATCGACACGGAAACGCGCGATGCCTATCTGCGCATGGCCGCGGCCCGCCGCCGGGAAGACACGGGCGAGGTGGGCGAAGAGCAGGCCCTGGACGAAGCGCGGTTCGAGGAATTGCACGCGGCGGAAGAACTGATTCTGTCGGTGGCCGACGACGGCTATGGCAAGCGCACCAGCGCGTATGACTACCGGGTGACGCGGCGCGGCGGGAAGGGCATCGACCTGATGGATCTGATGCCCGGTGCGGGCGTCGTGGCGGCCTTCCCCGTCAGCGATAGCGATGGCCTCGTTCTCGTGACGAACGGCGGGCAATTGATTCGCGTGCCCGTGCAGGATATCCGTATAGCAAGGCGATCCACCCGCGGCGTGCGGTTGTTCTCGGTTGGCGAGGGCGAACGCGTTGTCTCGGTCTCGCGGATCGCAGAGGAATAGGGTGCCGGGCGTCGCCCCGCCCGGTACCGCATCGCTACGAGGCTATTGAGAGATTTTCCATGCCGGATGGGCATATCGCGCTTTACCCAGGCACGTTCGACCCGGCCACCCGTGGCCACACCGACATCATCATGCGCGCAGCCGCGGTGGTGGATAAGCTCTATGTCGGCGTCGCCGGCAATGCGGGCAAGGGGCCGTTGTTCAGCGTCGACGAGCGCGTCGCCATGGTGCAGGACGAGATCGACGCCATGACCGACCGCAAGCTGGCGGCCAATATCTCGGTCACCGTCGTGGATGGCCTGCTGGTGCACAGCGCCCGCAAGCTGGACGTGACCGTGTTGATCCGCGGGCTCCGGGCGGTGACCGATTTCGAATACGAAATCCAGATGGCCAGCCTGAACAAATCCCTAGATTCCGGCATCGAGACCGTGTTCCTGATGGCGAGCGACCGCCACCAGTTCATTTCCAGCCGCTTCGTCAAGGAAATCGGCTCGCTCGGCGGCAAGATCGACGACTTCGTCTCGCCGCGCGTGGCCAAGCGGCTGGCGGAGAAGTTTGGCGACGGCAACACCGTTCAGGCCGGTGCGGCGTCGAAAGTGTATTGAACCAAGCGCTTTAGCGAGGGTTTTTCATGTACGATCTTGTGATCCGGGGCGGCATGGCGGTGCTGCCAGCGGGCGTGGTGCCGTGCGATATCG includes:
- the coaD gene encoding pantetheine-phosphate adenylyltransferase, which produces MPDGHIALYPGTFDPATRGHTDIIMRAAAVVDKLYVGVAGNAGKGPLFSVDERVAMVQDEIDAMTDRKLAANISVTVVDGLLVHSARKLDVTVLIRGLRAVTDFEYEIQMASLNKSLDSGIETVFLMASDRHQFISSRFVKEIGSLGGKIDDFVSPRVAKRLAEKFGDGNTVQAGAASKVY